Proteins from a single region of Salvia miltiorrhiza cultivar Shanhuang (shh) unplaced genomic scaffold, IMPLAD_Smil_shh original_scaffold_265, whole genome shotgun sequence:
- the LOC131003727 gene encoding probable serine/threonine-protein kinase PBL8, translated as MGNCGTREESAVVSTAHQHHQVHQQLQVLSLPTRNPSTDKKHSRSTSDLSDPSTPRNFEDFRKNALLYTHVIAFTLFELETITKSFRSDYILGEGGFGTVYKGYIDENVRVGLKSLPVAVKVLNKEGLQGHREWLTEVNFLGQLRHPNLVKLIGYCCEDDHRLLVYEFMFRGSLENHLFRKATVPLSWSTRMMIALGAAKGLAFLHNAERPVIYRDFKTSNILLDSDYMAKLSDFGLAKAGPQGDETHVSTRVMGTYGYAAPEYVMTGHLTARSDVYSFGVVLLELLTGRKSVDKTRPSKEQSLVDWARPKLNDKRKMLQIIDPRLENQYSVRAAQKACSLAYYCLSQNPKARPLMSDVVETLEPLQSNGGNEVSSSSSSTPTLLCSGSPFVTGRIPDYRVHRRFAGAVGAGVGCRSSNPNCSPGGPAACRVR; from the exons ATGGGAAATTGCGGCACTAGGGAGGAGTCCGCCGTCGTATCCACCGCGCATCAACACCATCAAG TGCACCAGCAGCTACAAGTGCTGTCATTGCCCACTAGGAACCCTTCCACAGATAAGAAGCACAGCCGCTCCACTTCAGATCTGAGTGATCCTTCAACGCCCCGAAACTTTGAGGACTTCCGTAAAAACGCCCTGCTCTACACCCACGTCATTGCTTTCACTCTTTTTGAGCTTGAGACCATCACAAAGAGCTTCCGTTCAGACTACATTCTTGGAGAAGGTGGTTTTGGGACTGTATACAAAGGCTACATTGATGAGAATGTTAGGGTTGGTCTCAAATCCCTTCCTGTTGCCGTCAAAGTGCTTAATAAGGAAGGTCTTCAGGGCCACCGCGAATGGCTA ACTGAGGTCAACTTCCTTGGGCAGCTCAGGCATCCTAATTTAGTGAAGTTGATTGGATATTGCTGTGAGGATGACCACAGGTTACTTGTTTATGAATTCATGTTTAGAGGAAGTCTTGAGAATCATCTGTTTCGAA AAGCAACTGTTCCACTATCTTGGTCAACAAGAATGATGATTGCTCTTGGGGCAGCTAAGGGCCTTGCTTTCCTTCATAATGCTGAAAGGCCAGTTATTTATCGGGATTTCAAGACTTCCAACATTCTGCTAGATTCA GATTATATGGCCAAGCTTTCTGATTTTGGTCTTGCAAAAGCAGGGCCGCAAGGTGATGAGACCCATGTATCTACTCGAGTAATGGGAACCTATGGCTATGCTGCGCCTGAATATGTTATGACTG GGCACCTTACTGCCAGGAGTGATGTGTACAGCTTTGGGGTAGTTCTTCTGGAGTTATTGACGGGGAGAAAGTCAGTAGACAAGACGAGGCCTAGCAAAGAACAAAGTTTGGTAGATTGGGCGAGGCCAAAGCTAAATGACAAGAGAAAAATGCTGCAAATCATAGACCCTAGATTAGAGAATCAGTATTCAGTAAGGGCAGCCCAGAAAGCTTGCAGTTTGGCATACTATTGTTTGAGCCAAAACCCGAAGGCCAGACCATTAATGAGTGATGTGGTTGAGACTTTGGAACCTTTACAGTCTAATGGTGGTAATGAAGTCTCTTCATCATCGTCTTCAACCCCTACGCTCCTGTGCAGTGGCAGTCCATTTGTGACAGGACGGATCCCAGATTATCGGGTGCATCGCAGGTTTGCTGGGGCAGTCGGAGCTGGTGTTGGTTGTCGGTCTTCCAACCCAAATTGCTCCCCTGGTGGCCCTGCAGCATGCCGGGTTAGGTGA